One Physeter macrocephalus isolate SW-GA chromosome 7, ASM283717v5, whole genome shotgun sequence genomic window, GCACTTTTCattgaaacaatttttaataagaaCAAATACATGGCATTAAGGTTCAGAACCTAATATAGGCCTGACAATCAAGTCcttgttttctggaagaaagGTCTCAAGTCCACTCAATTTCCAGTAACAATGTTTTCACAGATCACTTTCATAATAAGgagttttaatttccttcatacTTTTGTTTTTGGCATTCTAGTCTTAAAAATCTAGATAAGAAAATTAGTCCAATCCCCCAgaagtcagatttttttcttttgaagtatcAAAGAATCCACAAAACCTCTTCCCAAAACTGATTCCCAATCTGTAATTTGTACTTAACATGAATCTTTTCATGTATACTGTAAAAGGTAACTTATATAAAATGTAcccatgaatattaaaaaaaatagttgttaGAAAGATTTAACTAGCCttataatttaagttttaaaacataaatatttgcaGCTTGATCTTCCATTGACAATGATTGTCGGAGCTTAGAATTCAACATCATTTATAAATCCCCAACGTGCACACAAAACACACACCAGTAACACAACTTACTGCTCATGTCTTGAGAGAATCTTCTGCTTCTTTAAATCTTTGGCCTCCCAGTCAATTCCAAGTTCAAATGTCTTTTAACTTGGACTTCACTCTCAGAATTTTAACAAGTTTTCCACCCATACTTCAATACTTTTCCTAATCTTTCCTGTTGCATTGCCAAACTCTGAAACCTGCCTCAGAGATCATCagacaaaagaaaatcaatgaaatataaagTGGTTATTTCAGAATAGAACATGGGAGAACTGGAATTGTTCAGGGTTCCCTATGGGGATCATACTTTATTGGACTACAATGAATAACTGCTGTCAACAAGAAAAATCCTTTACTGgattctttcatattctttggtGACTGGCCAAAGAACCTACCAACAAAGTTTGGAAGCACATACTCTTCCATACAAAGTGCCCCACAGGAACACGAGAATAGCTGCAGCTCATCTGAGTCCTCGCCTGTAGAAAAAGGCAATCACAGGAACAGCTAGGACACCCACTAGTTGGTGGAGATCCCTGAGaaagtatgattttttaaatctggaCTGAATTTAACTTTCACCAGCCTTTTTCACTGTATTCACAGGAAGTAGCAGCTGGTCTACCAGCACTCATACTACCTTTCTCATCATAGCTTTTCTGTATAATCGCTATGGCTTTGGAATCTCACAAACTGATATTCTGTATAACTTGAAGGAGTAATTATGCCTCCTAATTCcagattttcattttccaaaaaaaactACAGTTCTTTATTCAGCGGAGTAGACATAAAAACACCAACCATCTATGAAAGAGGTTTTCCCCTAAGATACGATTTAACACCGTACATTTAGGAAGTAGATGTGCTAAGACAGGCCAAAAGTTTACTTATGGTTGGTATTTGAGATAAAAATCCATTCAGTATAGACCTAGTGGCTTATTTATTGTAAAGTTCAAACTGACAGCTATGAATTCactatatgcatttaaaataaataacatatgaaatgcagattctggcaTAGATATGAATATCAAAATCAATGAATTTAACCTGCATGTTTCATTTGCTCAGAAATTTGCACACACTAATATTCTGCAAAAAAGACAattgcagcaaaggaaaaaagaaaactgccctTTTGCAAACAAGATTAAAAGCATCCCTccaaagaggcaaaaataaaatgcaaatatatgtataaagtatTACTGTTCAACAAAAATGCTagttctagaaaaaaatgtaactgcatagattaaaaaaaaaaaacaatgtgcaaCATCTTAAGCTATTAAAGCACcgaaataaaaaaaacacaccaaaatcaatgtttttatgatgattaacatatacacaaataagAAATACGTATTGATCAAAACTCAGGAAGTAAATACCTGGGCTGACACACTGTCCATTGTTGACAGAACTTCTCTTCAATTTAAATGTCTCTTTTCACctctaaaacaattttaaagtgcTAACTTTATATAAAGCAGGCAAATTCTTCAAGTAAGTTGCTATTTAAGTATGCCAATTCTTACAGAGCTAAACAAGGAACTAAGAATAAACTAAAGTGAAACAGGAAAAGACATGGGGAAAAAACTCACAAGTTATAGTTGAACAAATCAATAGAATGCTCTAATACCACCTTGGCCCTCTTGGTTCaattaaaagcaaaagctaacagattTCACTGGTTTATTACACTACCTCCCTTGGATTTGCTAAAATTTGTACATCATTAGGTACACAGAGTCCTAAGGAAAAGAATGCCACTTAAAAATCAAGATTGGATACTaattaaagcaattttaaaaacaaaaggttgTCTATTACTACAAATCAATACAAAATGTCACAGACCTTACAAACTAAGAACTGAAGCCTTGCCCAAAGTTTATTTACTCCTGCCCTTGAGCTGCCTCTTCAAGGAAGTATACATTAACCAAATGGCGATTGAGGTGTTTGCTgtaatctttttcctttctaaaagaaCGATCACAGAAGATACAAACAAAATCTCCCTCGGCCACTTTGACTGCCAAggcttcctttccattttttctactAGCCTCTTGTGGAACTGGCCGAGCCCCATTCAATCCAGAATCATCACTATCCTCTGACATGTTGTCACTTAGGTCACTTCCATCATGACTGTGGATGCCTTCGTCTTCATCCATTTCCTGAGACTCATTTACTGCCACGGTGACAGGAGGTGATGCCACAGTAGCTGTGGACACTGCTTCACATTTTTCTAGCGGTAGAGGAAGAAGTGGTGGTGAAGCTGGTTCTTCAACTGCCGAGTCTCTGCCGGAGggattctctgttttcttctcatcAGTGTCCATCTTCATTTCACAAAGCATAGCGTCAGCCTGATGTTTACCATCTAAAGTTTCACCCTCTGGCATATTCAAGTTTTGTTCAGAGGATGAAATATTGGCAGATGCCTTGGTAACAGCAGCAAGACCAGCTAGACTCTTATCTGCCTCTTCTGCTTCCACTTTTTGAAGAGGAGCTTCTTTATGTCCTTCGCCTGCAGGGACTACTTTTTGGTCTTCTGACTCTTCCtcttttaagttttcctttggcagaggtggtgatggtggtaagaGATCCTGTGCACCGGCACTTTCCTTTAGAAGCTGCCTGTCTTTAACAGGCACTAAGCCAACTTCAATGAGGACTTGCTCCTTCTGTGCCATTTCACTCTGCATGTTGGACTTTTCCTTGCCATTATCTTTTTGAGGAGACCTTTTGGGGATCAGCTCCATGGGAGGAGGAGGCTCCGCATGAACAGGCCCCTTCTGAACAACCTCGACCTCAGCATGCCCCACGGGGGTAagaggtggaagaggaggaggaggagatggggggggaggaggaggaggaggaggaggcggctcCGTCTGAACAACCTCAACCTCAGCATGTCCCAcggagggaagaggagaaggaggaggaggaggcggctcCGTCTGAACAACCTCGACCTCAGCATACCCCACGGGggtaagaggaggaggaggaggaggagatgggggggTAGCAGGAGGAGGCTCCGTCTGAACAGGTCCCCCCTCAGCAGACTCCGTGGGAGTAGGAGGCTCTATCTGAGTGGGCCTCCTCTGAGCAGGCTTGCTGCTTTTTTTACATGATTTACTTCTCAGAGTTTTCTTCTTTGCACTGTTTTTCATgcaaatactttgttttttattctcctCTACTTTGCTGTCACACTTTGGCACTTCCTGACTATTTCTGGATTtgctttctgccttctttttcttttttgtcacaGGTTCCTCATCATTAACAGGTTCTTGTAAGGAACGGGTTTCAGCTTCtgtcttccttttgcttttcttgcttttacagcttttttctgaattatttcctgGGTGCACGTCCATTTCTTTAGCTTCCATTGCCGATTTGCGAGTTCTGGTAGTCACCTGGCTTGAGGCATTACTACAaggctttttctcttttgaaacattatcttttttctccacttttaCAGACCTCTCATTTTTCTTCCCAGTCACATCCCCCTTCATTTTTGtctgctctgtttctgttttctcattggtGATTTTGTTATCAGGCAAGTCAGCCTCTcgctttttggttttctttagtttCACTTTTGAGACATCCATGGTCTTATTAGGACAAGTAGGATGCTTAGATTTGAAATGATACTGCAGATTACACTTCTTGGAAGCTGCATAGTCACATACAGGGCAGTTGAACTGCCGTGGATTAACATGTAGCTCCACGTGTTTTTTGAAGTTACTTCTATCTGCGGTTTTGTAGTCACAGTGTGGGCAGTTAAGAGGTTTAGGCCCATTGTGAACCTGTCTTGCGTGACGGGTTACTTCATGTTGATTAGAGGCCACATAACTGCACTGGTCACATTTAAATGGCTTCTCACCTGAAGGTAAACAAGAGATATTGCAGAAGACATACATTAAGAAATGAATTCAAGATTTACTCAAGCATACTTATAAGGAAttggatatatatttaaaaacaaaaaaaaactcacagaaaCTATTTATTGAAGACTTTATCATGCAACTcatatttaccatatttatttgtatatcttttctctATCACTTGACATAGATTCTCATATCAAATGGAGGAATaattatctcagttaatcatcATCTTCTAAAAAGTTCATCAAATACAGGTTCATCAAGACTTCCCTACCATTCCAGGGGTTAAGATTccgtactcccaatgcaggggacacgggttcgatccctggttggggaagatcctgcatgctgggTGGcgtggccacaaaaaaaaaaaaaagtacacaacaGTTATTGGCACAGTGACTTGCGTTCTTGATGTTAATTTTGGAACAAGGGCACTAAAAGAGAGAaggtaattttaaagtttttatgtttagttaaaacaaatgtataatggagTAGAACATAAAACTCCCATACATTTCAGATAAACCTTGAGACTTCAAAAGAAATATTATGCATTATAGGCTACACTACCAGACCTTCCATgtgaaagttttaaaacaattctTGGCCTCAGGGAGCAAaaggttttttctttaaatttaaccCTTTTGTCCATCGTGGCAAGAGCTGAGTCAAGTTTCACTCAGCAAACTTTTCCACTGCCAGAGTTGCTATtccacagcaaaaataaaacaagtcagaaatcttttcttgattttctctcaccttcttctaaaaaatgggcaaagaaactAGGTAAATGAACAGGGGCATacaaatatatatggtatataaaaTAAGCACAGAAAGTCATAATCACAGGTACATACAAGACCAGAagcccacccccaacccccaaattaAAGGCATTAAGATTAACTCATTCTACCTGAATACATACCCATCTAGATCACACGCTAGCAAATATTACCAAATGGTATCCATACCCCACTGGTCCAATGGAATGCAtagcagaaaaatggaaattgacATTTATGAAAATTCATCTCTCAAACATTCTCAAATTCACAtcaaatcttatttaatttttttcataaagcaAAACTACTCAGACATGAAGTAAAACCATATAGATGGTAAGCTTTACATGATTAAAAAATGTCTGATGATACAATACTcgatcacaaaaacaaaaacttatccGCGTATGTCAGATTATAAACGTAGCTAACTGGACAACTCTTCTCCACATTAGTCCACTAACAGATTCATAAATGGAGGTTTCTAACAACATGCTGCATTAGTCTACACCGGGCCCTATCTTGTCCTCTCCATTGAATGACTTCAAAGGAGGCAAACATTTACTTAACATATATAGACacagaatggggaaaagataTGTGACATAACAGTTAAGAATTTGTTCTACAGTAAGAATACTGGGGGGATCAAATATGGGCTCTGCAAATTACTGTTAAGTCTTGAGCAAGGTACTGAAAACTCTCTaaggctcaatttcctcatctgtaaaatcttcTTAAGTATTGTGAACTATAAATAATCTAATCCACATAGAGCTCTTAGCAAAGGATAGATAGCCAAGCAGTCAATACACATTACCTGTAATACATCACTTTTGGAATGGCTGGTAAGTtttagaatgggtaaacaaaaggGAAGATTTCATGTGTTTATCCTGCCTTACCATATAAACCCTACCTCTCAGTAAACAAAGAGCTGATGAATGGAGCTGATCTCTTT contains:
- the LOC102994369 gene encoding RE1-silencing transcription factor-like isoform X2, producing the protein MATQVMGQSSGGGGLFTGSGTMGMALPNDMYDLPDLSRAELAAPQLIMLANVALTGEVNGGCCDYLVGEERQMAELMPVGDNNFSDSDGEGLEESPEVKGEPSGLENMELESLELSVVQPRPVFEVSAASEPYSSNKDLPRETPVAEDKCKNLKTKPFRCKPCQYEAESEEQFVHHIRVHSAKKFFVEESAEKQAKARECGSSTGEEGDFSKGPIRCDRCGYNTNRYDHYTAHLKHHTRAGDNERVYKCIICTYTTVSEYHWRKHLRNHFPRKVYTCGKCNYFSDRKNNYVQHVRTHTGERPYKCELCPYSSSQKTHLTRHMRTHSGEKPFKCDQCSYVASNQHEVTRHARQVHNGPKPLNCPHCDYKTADRSNFKKHVELHVNPRQFNCPVCDYAASKKCNLQYHFKSKHPTCPNKTMDVSKVKLKKTKKREADLPDNKITNEKTETEQTKMKGDVTGKKNERSVKVEKKDNVSKEKKPCSNASSQVTTRTRKSAMEAKEMDVHPGNNSEKSCKSKKSKRKTEAETRSLQEPVNDEEPVTKKKKKAESKSRNSQEVPKCDSKVEENKKQSICMKNSAKKKTLRSKSCKKSSKPAQRRPTQIEPPTPTESAEGGPVQTEPPPATPPSPPPPPPLTPVGYAEVEVVQTEPPPPPPSPLPSVGHAEVEVVQTEPPPPPPPPPPPSPPPPLPPLTPVGHAEVEVVQKGPVHAEPPPPMELIPKRSPQKDNGKEKSNMQSEMAQKEQVLIEVGLVPVKDRQLLKESAGAQDLLPPSPPLPKENLKEEESEDQKVVPAGEGHKEAPLQKVEAEEADKSLAGLAAVTKASANISSSEQNLNMPEGETLDGKHQADAMLCEMKMDTDEKKTENPSGRDSAVEEPASPPLLPLPLEKCEAVSTATVASPPVTVAVNESQEMDEDEGIHSHDGSDLSDNMSEDSDDSGLNGARPVPQEASRKNGKEALAVKVAEGDFVCIFCDRSFRKEKDYSKHLNRHLVNVYFLEEAAQGQE
- the LOC102994369 gene encoding RE1-silencing transcription factor-like isoform X1, which encodes MVCKTCIEVDSLSLHWYKNPVMATQVMGQSSGGGGLFTGSGTMGMALPNDMYDLPDLSRAELAAPQLIMLANVALTGEVNGGCCDYLVGEERQMAELMPVGDNNFSDSDGEGLEESPEVKGEPSGLENMELESLELSVVQPRPVFEVSAASEPYSSNKDLPRETPVAEDKCKNLKTKPFRCKPCQYEAESEEQFVHHIRVHSAKKFFVEESAEKQAKARECGSSTGEEGDFSKGPIRCDRCGYNTNRYDHYTAHLKHHTRAGDNERVYKCIICTYTTVSEYHWRKHLRNHFPRKVYTCGKCNYFSDRKNNYVQHVRTHTGERPYKCELCPYSSSQKTHLTRHMRTHSGEKPFKCDQCSYVASNQHEVTRHARQVHNGPKPLNCPHCDYKTADRSNFKKHVELHVNPRQFNCPVCDYAASKKCNLQYHFKSKHPTCPNKTMDVSKVKLKKTKKREADLPDNKITNEKTETEQTKMKGDVTGKKNERSVKVEKKDNVSKEKKPCSNASSQVTTRTRKSAMEAKEMDVHPGNNSEKSCKSKKSKRKTEAETRSLQEPVNDEEPVTKKKKKAESKSRNSQEVPKCDSKVEENKKQSICMKNSAKKKTLRSKSCKKSSKPAQRRPTQIEPPTPTESAEGGPVQTEPPPATPPSPPPPPPLTPVGYAEVEVVQTEPPPPPPSPLPSVGHAEVEVVQTEPPPPPPPPPPPSPPPPLPPLTPVGHAEVEVVQKGPVHAEPPPPMELIPKRSPQKDNGKEKSNMQSEMAQKEQVLIEVGLVPVKDRQLLKESAGAQDLLPPSPPLPKENLKEEESEDQKVVPAGEGHKEAPLQKVEAEEADKSLAGLAAVTKASANISSSEQNLNMPEGETLDGKHQADAMLCEMKMDTDEKKTENPSGRDSAVEEPASPPLLPLPLEKCEAVSTATVASPPVTVAVNESQEMDEDEGIHSHDGSDLSDNMSEDSDDSGLNGARPVPQEASRKNGKEALAVKVAEGDFVCIFCDRSFRKEKDYSKHLNRHLVNVYFLEEAAQGQE
- the LOC102994369 gene encoding RE1-silencing transcription factor-like isoform X3, producing MCGSRELTAQKQSKRRQGPGPQAAAAAGRQQRKVVREGAATRVVASPRPGRPNPVMATQVMGQSSGGGGLFTGSGTMGMALPNDMYDLPDLSRAELAAPQLIMLANVALTGEVNGGCCDYLVGEERQMAELMPVGDNNFSDSDGEGLEESPEVKGEPSGLENMELESLELSVVQPRPVFEVSAASEPYSSNKDLPRETPVAEDKCKNLKTKPFRCKPCQYEAESEEQFVHHIRVHSAKKFFVEESAEKQAKARECGSSTGEEGDFSKGPIRCDRCGYNTNRYDHYTAHLKHHTRAGDNERVYKCIICTYTTVSEYHWRKHLRNHFPRKVYTCGKCNYFSDRKNNYVQHVRTHTGERPYKCELCPYSSSQKTHLTRHMRTHSGEKPFKCDQCSYVASNQHEVTRHARQVHNGPKPLNCPHCDYKTADRSNFKKHVELHVNPRQFNCPVCDYAASKKCNLQYHFKSKHPTCPNKTMDVSKVKLKKTKKREADLPDNKITNEKTETEQTKMKGDVTGKKNERSVKVEKKDNVSKEKKPCSNASSQVTTRTRKSAMEAKEMDVHPGNNSEKSCKSKKSKRKTEAETRSLQEPVNDEEPVTKKKKKAESKSRNSQEVPKCDSKVEENKKQSICMKNSAKKKTLRSKSCKKSSKPAQRRPTQIEPPTPTESAEGGPVQTEPPPATPPSPPPPPPLTPVGYAEVEVVQTEPPPPPPSPLPSVGHAEVEVVQTEPPPPPPPPPPPSPPPPLPPLTPVGHAEVEVVQKGPVHAEPPPPMELIPKRSPQKDNGKEKSNMQSEMAQKEQVLIEVGLVPVKDRQLLKESAGAQDLLPPSPPLPKENLKEEESEDQKVVPAGEGHKEAPLQKVEAEEADKSLAGLAAVTKASANISSSEQNLNMPEGETLDGKHQADAMLCEMKMDTDEKKTENPSGRDSAVEEPASPPLLPLPLEKCEAVSTATVASPPVTVAVNESQEMDEDEGIHSHDGSDLSDNMSEDSDDSGLNGARPVPQEASRKNGKEALAVKVAEGDFVCIFCDRSFRKEKDYSKHLNRHLVNVYFLEEAAQGQE